The window CCCGCAGTCGCCCAGGCTGAGTCTCTCGACCAGGACGTCGGGTTCGAGGGGGTGGGCGTGCAAGCGAGCCATGTGGGTCAACATCTCGTCCGCGCGCGCTCCTGACCAGGCGCCCCCGGACTGCAGCATCACGCCGAGACGGGGGACCAGCCGTGCGTGGTCCTGGACAGGGTCGAGCCCGAGCACGCGCACCGTGCCCCGGTGTGGCGTACGGAAGCCTTCGCAGGTTTCCAAGGTGGTGGTCTTGCCCGCACCGTTAGGGCCGAGAACGGCGGTGATCGTCCGGGGTGCGACTGTCAACGACAGATCGTCCACGGCAACCTTGCTGCCGTACCTCATCACCAGCGCGTCGATCTCGACGGCGGGGGTATTGGCGGCCACGGCGACAGTCTAGGAGCGGCCGTCGAGAGCAACGAGGGAGGGCTGGTCCGAGGCTCGACAGACCTGGGTGTCTTCAATGCCACGGTCACCGGCGCTGGCTGCTGATTGACCTCTGGACCCCCACCCCTTGCCCGCTTCCGCGGTGTGAGTGGTGGGGTTCAGTCAATTCGCACGCGGGCTCGATCAAGTAAGGGTCACCTTTGTTGAAATGGCAACCGCAATAACGTCACACTTGGCTTGTGCAATTGGACAAGGGAACGGATCAGTCGGCCTCGGGCGACGCTCCGACCCGTGACCGGGTCGCGCGGTCGATCCTGGAGAACGGCCCGTCCACGGCAGCCGAATTGGCGCAACGTCTGGAGTTGACTGCAGCCGCCGTACGCCGGCACCTCGACCATCTCGGCGAACTTGCGATGATCGAGGGCCGCGATCGCGCGGTGTACGGCCAGCGTGGACGGGGGCGTCCGGCTCGCGAGTTCGTGCTCACTCAGGCAGGTCGCGACGAGTTCGACCAGCAGTACGACGACCTCGCCGCGCAAGCGCTGAGGTTCCTGGCCGAGACGAGTGGCGACGACGCGGTGGTCGAGTTCGCTCGACGCCGGGTCGCCTTCATCGAGCGCGACTACGACACGGTGACCACCGAGCACCCGGAGTTGACCCCCGCTGAGGCGTTGGCGTTGGTGTTCAGCCGCGAGGGGTACGCCGCGACGGCCAAGGAACTGCCCGTCGTGGGCCAGCAACTGTGCCAGCAGCACTGCCCGGTGGCCCACGTGGCCCACGAGTTCCCGCAACTGTGTGACGCCGAGACAGAGGCGATCGCCAACGTCCTCGGCACCCATGTGCAGCGGCTGGCGACCATCGCGCACGGCGACGGCGTCTGCACGACCTGCATCCCGAACATCAAGAAGGAGAGGAAGTCCTGATGACCTCCATCGCTGAGCAGGATGGCTCGACGAGAGTCGAGCAACTCAACCCCGAAGCTCAAGGACATCGGTCGCTATGAGTTCGGCTGGCACGACGCCAACGACGCGGGCGCCACCGCCCAGCGTGGTCTCAACGAGGCGGTCGTACGCGACATCTCCGCCAAGAAGAACGAGCCACAGTGGATGCTCGACCTGCGCCTGAAGGGCCTGAAGCTCTTCGACCGCAAGCCGATGCCAACCTGGGGTTCGGACCTCTCGACGATCGACTTCGACAACATCAAATACTTCGTCCGCTCGACCGAGAAGCAGGCCACCAGTTGGGAGGACCTGCCCGAGGACATCAAGAACACCTACGACAAGCTCGGCATCCCCGAGGCGGAGAAGCAGCGCCTGGTCGCCGGAGTCGCCGCGCAGTACGAGTCCGAGGTCGTCTACCACCAGATCCGTGAGGACCTGGAGGAGCAGGGCGTGATCTTCCTCGACACCGACACCGCGCTGCGTGAGCACGAGGACATCTTCAAGGAGTACTTCGGCACGATCATCCCGGTCGGCGACAACAAGTTCGCCGCGCTGAACACCAGCGTGTGGTCCGGTGGCTCGTTCGTGTACGTCCCGCCAGGCGTGCACGTCGAGATCCCGCTTCAGGCGTACTTCCGGATCAACACCGAGAACATGGGTCAGTTCGAGCGCACGCTGATCATCGTGGACGAGGACGCGTACGTGCACTACGTAGAAGGCTGCACCGCGCCGATCTACAGCTCCGACTCGCTGCACTCCGCCGTCGTCGAGATCATCGTCAAGAAGGGCGGTCGTTGCCGCTACACGACCATCCAGAACTGGTCGAACAACGTCTACAACCTCGTCACCAAGCGCGCCGTGTGCGAGGCGGGCGCGACGATGGAGTGGGTCGACGGGAACATCGGATCCAAGGTGACGATGAAGTACCCGGCCGTCTACCTGATGGGCGAGCACGCCAAGGGTGAGACCCTCTCGATCGCGTTCGCGGGCGAGGGCCAGCACCAGGACGCGGGCGCCAAGATGGTGCACGCCGCGCCGCACACGTCGTCGAGCATCCTGAGCAAGTCCGTGGCGCGCGGTGGTGGGCGTACGTCCTATCGCGGCCTGATCCAGGTCAACGAAGGCGCCCACGGATCGAAGTCCAACGTGCTGTGCGATGCGTTGTTGGTCGACCAGATCAGCCGCTCGGACACCTACCCGTACGTCGACATCCGCGAGGACGACGTCTCGATGGGCCACGAGGCCAGCGTCTCCAAGGTCTCCGAGGACCAGCTCTTCTATCTGATGAGCCGTGGCATGGAGCAGGACGAGGCGATGGCGATGATCGTGCGTGGCTTCGTCGAGCCGATCGCCAAGGAGCTCCCGATGGAGTACGCCCTCGAGCTCAACCGACTCATCGAACTGCAAATGGAAGGAGCAGTCGGCTGATGACAGCCACTGTCGACAGCGTGCGAAGCGCGCTGGAACTTGATCATGTCGAGTCGCACCTGCACCCCACGGGGTCGTTCGACGTGGCCGATCACTACGTGCCCACCGGCCGCGAGGAGATCTGGCGATTCACCCCGCTCAAGCGGCTACGGAACCTGCACGCCGACGCGCCGCTGCTCGGGCGTACGTCGAAGTTGACCTGGAACGAGACGACCGAGGCGTCCGTCTCGATCGTGACCGGTGACGCTGCGCGCGAGTTGCGCGGGATCAGCGGCTGGGCACCCATTGACCTGTGGTCGGCCCGCGTGATGGCCGATGTGCCGGCAACCGTCCTCGTCGACGTCCCGGCAGAGACCGAACTCAGCGAGCCGATTGTGTTCGACGTGGTCGGTGAGACCGTGGACGACACGACGGGTGGGCACCTGGCGTTCCGCTTCGGCAACCACTCCAAGGCGGTCGTGGTGATCAACCACACCGGCTCGGCAGCGGTCGCCGCGGTCGTGGAGATCGTCGTCGGCGACGGCGCCGACGTGACTGTGGTGTCGATCCAGGACTGGGACGACGACGCCGTCCACCTGGCTCACCACCAGGCCCGCGTCGGTCGCGACGCGACCTACAAGCACGCCGCGATCTCGTTCGGCGGCGATCTGGTCCGCATGGACACCAACGTGACGTACGACGGCCCGGGCGGGTCTGCTGAATTGCTCGGCCTCTACTTCGCCGACGCCGGTCAGCACATCGAGCACAGGTTGTTCGCCGACCACACGGCTCCTCGTACGAAAAGCCACGTGTCCTACAAGGGCGCCCTCCAGGGCGAGAAGGCGCACACCGTCTGGGTCGGCAACGTCCTCATCCGCAAGGTCGCCGAGGGCATCGAGACGTACGAAGAAAACCGCAACCTGGTGCTCACCGACGGCTGTCAGGCCGACTCGATCCCCAACCTGGAGATCGAGACGGGGGAGATCGAGGGGGCGGGGCATGCCTCGGCCACCGGACGCTTCGACGACAACCAGCTCTTCTACCTGCGTTCGCGTGGGATCGACGAGAAGGAAGCCAAGCGTCTGGTCGTGCACGGATTCTTCAACGACCTGATCGCCAAGATCGGCGTCGAGCAGATCCAGGAGCGGCTGATAGCCACCGTCGAGGACGAGCTCGCCAAGAACGTGTCCGGCAAGGTCCTCTGATGACCTTCGAGCGCGCCTGTGCGTTGGCGGACATCCCGCACGACGAGGCCCTCGCGGTGACGCTGGGACGGTTCGACATCGCGATGACCCGTTGTGACGACGAGGTCTTCGCGATCGAGAACCTCTGCTCCCACGCACATGTGGCGCTCAGCGAGGGTGAGGTCCGCGACTGCCAGATCGAGTGCTGGCTGCACGGGTCGATGTTCGACCTGCGTACGGGCAAGCCCACCAACCTTCCGGCGACCGAACCCGTCGCCACTTTTGCCACAGAACTGCGCGGTGGCGACGTCTACGTCGACATCGCCTCCACCCTGAACGGAGTTACACCGCAATGAGCAAGCTTGAGATCAAGGACCTGCACGTCTCGGTCCAGACCGAGGACGGCCCCAAGGAGATCCTCAAGGGCGTCAACCTCACCATCAACTCGGGCGAGGTCCACGCGATCATGGGCCCCAACGGCTCGGGGAAGTCGACCCTGGCGTACGCCATCGCCGGTCACCCGAAGTACGACATCGACGGGGGAGAGGTGCTCCTCGACGGTGAGAATGTGCTCGACATGACCGTCGACGAGCGGGCGCGCGCCGGCCTCTTCCTGGCGATGCAGTATCCCGTCGAGGTGCCCGGCGTCTCGGTGTCCAACTTCCTGCGTACGGCCAAGACCGCCGTCGACGGCGCGGCACCGAAGCTGCGTACGTGGGTCAAGGACGTCAACACCGCGCTGGACCGCGCCGGGCTCGATGCCGCGTTCGCCCAGCGCAATGTCAACGAAGGCTTCTCCGGCGGTGAGAAGAAGCGCCACGAGATCGCCCAACTCGAGTTGCTCGACCCGAAGGTCGCGGTCCTCGACGAGACCGACTCCGGCCTCGACATCGACGCGCTCAAGGTCGTCTCGGAGGGCGTCAACCGCTTCACCGAGGACAAGGACAAGGGCGTCTTGCTGATCACGCACTACACGCGGATCCTGCGCTACATCAAGCCCGACTACGTCCACGTCTTCGTCAACGGCCAGATCGCCGACCAGGGCGGTCCGGAACTGGCCGACCGACTCGAGGCAGAGGGCTACGAGCGCTACACGAAGGCCGCGGTCTGACCGTGTCCCTGCCCGGACTTCTCCCCGACCTCGCGGTGGTCCGCAAGGATTTCCCGATCCTGGAGCGCACGCTCCCGGGTGGGCGGTCGTTGGTCTATCTGGACTCGGCCAACACCTCGCAGAAGCCGCAGATCGTGATCGACGCCATGGTCGACCACCTGGAGCGGCACAACGCCAACATCGCCCGCGCCATGCACCAGTTGGGTGCGGAGGCCACCGAGGCGTTCGAGGCGGCACGAGACAAGGTGGCGACCTTCCTGGGAGCACCTGATCGTGACGAGGTGATCTTCACCAAGAACGCGTCGGAGGCACTCAACCTGCTCGCGCGCACCCTGGGTGACCCGAGTCCGCATCAGGTAGGCCCCGGCGACGAGATCGTGATCACCGAGATGGAGCACCACTCCAACATCGTGCCGTGGCAACAATTGTGTGAGCGTACGGGCGCGACCTTGCGCTGGTTCGGGCTGACCGACGAGGGACACCTGGACCTCGCCGATCTCGACTCGTTGATCAACGAGCGTACGAAGGTCGTCGCCTTCACCTGGGTCTCCAACATGCTGGGCACGATCAACCCGGTCGCACGGCTTTGCGCCAAGGCTCACGAGGTCGGTGCGATCGCGATCGTGGATTCCTCACAGGCAGCGCCGCAGTTGAAGATCGACCTGGCGACGATGACGGCGGACGAGCGCCCGGACGCACTGGTCTTCACCGGCCACAAGGTCGTCGGACCAACCGGTATCGGCGTGCTGTGGGGTCGTCGGGCGTTGCTGTCCGACCTGCCACCCTTCCTGGGTGGCGGCGAGATGATCGAGACCGTCACGATGGAGCGCTCCACGTACGCCGACATCCCGCACCGTTTCGAGGCAGGCACGCCGCCGATCGCCGAAGCCGTCGGTCTGGGTGCTGCGGTCGACTACCTGAGCCATCTCGGTCTCGACGAGGTGCATCGGCACGAGCAGGCGATCACGGCGTACGCGTTGGAGGGTCTGCAGAGTGTGCCGGGCCTGCGCGTGTTGGGGCCATTGGATGCCGCACAGCGCGGGGGAGCGATCTCCTTCGAGATCGACGGCGTGCACCCGCACGACATCGCGACGGTGCTCGACACCCTCGGTATCGCGGTACGCGCCGGGCATCACTGTGCCAAACCCGCGCACCTGCGCTATGGCGTGCAGGCGTCGACTCGGATGTCGTCCTACCTCTACACGACGCCCACGGAGATCGACGCACTGATCGACGGGCTGAACTACACGCGCAACTACTTCGGACTGGGGGACTGATGAGCGCCGAACTCGACAGCCTCTATCAAGAGATCATCCTCGATCACTACAAGAACCCCCATCACAAGGGGCTTCGTGATCCGTTCGGGGCCGAGGTGCATCACGTCAACCCCACGTGCGGCGACGAGGTGACCCTGCGGGTGCATGTCGTCGACGGGGTGGTGCAGGACGTGTCGTACGACGCCCTGGGCTGCTCGATCTCACAGGCGTCGACCTCGGTGCTCACCGACCTGGTGATCGGTCGTCCGGTTAACGAGGCGCTTGCGATCCAAGACGAGTTCTTGCGCCTGATGCAAGGCAAGGGCCAGGTCGAGCCCGACGAAGAGGTGCTCGAGGACGCGATCGCGTTCTCGGGTGTCGCCAAATTTCCCGCGCGCGTGAAGTGCGCACTGCTGGGCTGGATGGCGTGGAAGGACGCGACAGCCCAAGCGACAGACATCGGCACCGAAGGAGCCAGCAATGACTGACCACAGCGATCTGCCGGACGTACCCGAAGCCACTGGCGGCGTCTCGACCCTCACCGAGGAGGACGTGACCGAGGCGATGAAGGACGTCGTCGACCCCGAACTCGGCATCAACGTCGTCGACCTCGGCCTGGTCTATGGCGTGCACGTCGAGGAGCACGACAACGTGGTGATCGACATGACGCTGACGTCGGCGGCCTGCCCGCTGACGGACGTGATCCAGGACCAGACCCACTCGGCGCTGGAGGGGATGGTCAACGAGGTGATCATCAACTGGGTCTGGATGCCGCCCTGGGGCCCCGACAAGATCACCGACGACGGCCGCGAGCAACTGCGCGCCCTAGGCTTCAACGTCTGAGCCACGCCGGCGCAGCCGGCGTGACGCGAAGAGGTTGAGCGAGCCCCGCGCCCGCGTGAGCGGGCGCGACGGGCGGGTCGAAACCTGACCACCGATCTCGGTGGTTGAGGAGCGAACGCAGTGAGCGTCTCGAAACCACACCGGGCCGACGGACTACACCGACCGCGACGGGCGGGTCGAAACCTGACCACCGATCTCGGTGGTTGAGGAGCGAACGCAGTGAGCGTCTCGAAACCACACCGGGCCGACGGACTACACCGACCGCGACGGGCGGGTCGAAACCTGACCACCGATCTCGGTGGTTGAGGAGCGAACGCAGTGAGCGTCTCGAAACCACACCGGGCCGACGGACTACACCCACCGCGACGCCTCGACCAGCGCGGTCACCACGGCCAACCCGTGCCTCGGCATCGGCGTGCGTGGGAGGATCAGCGTACGGATCCCGAGGTCGGCGGCGCCGCCGTCGTCGGTCCACGCGTCGCCCACCATGAGAGCGGCACCG of the Nocardioides sp. genome contains:
- a CDS encoding ABC transporter ATP-binding protein; translated protein: MAANTPAVEIDALVMRYGSKVAVDDLSLTVAPRTITAVLGPNGAGKTTTLETCEGFRTPHRGTVRVLGLDPVQDHARLVPRLGVMLQSGGAWSGARADEMLTHMARLHAHPLEPDVLVERLSLGDCGRTPYRRLSGGQQQRLSLAMALIGRPELLFVDEPTAGMDPHARRATWQLLREVRDAGATVVLTTHFMDEAEKLADEVHIIDRGRLVASGTPAELTAGEQSLEEVFLALTGDGR
- a CDS encoding transcriptional regulator translates to MQLDKGTDQSASGDAPTRDRVARSILENGPSTAAELAQRLELTAAAVRRHLDHLGELAMIEGRDRAVYGQRGRGRPAREFVLTQAGRDEFDQQYDDLAAQALRFLAETSGDDAVVEFARRRVAFIERDYDTVTTEHPELTPAEALALVFSREGYAATAKELPVVGQQLCQQHCPVAHVAHEFPQLCDAETEAIANVLGTHVQRLATIAHGDGVCTTCIPNIKKERKS
- the sufB gene encoding Fe-S cluster assembly protein SufB, producing MARRESSNSTPKLKDIGRYEFGWHDANDAGATAQRGLNEAVVRDISAKKNEPQWMLDLRLKGLKLFDRKPMPTWGSDLSTIDFDNIKYFVRSTEKQATSWEDLPEDIKNTYDKLGIPEAEKQRLVAGVAAQYESEVVYHQIREDLEEQGVIFLDTDTALREHEDIFKEYFGTIIPVGDNKFAALNTSVWSGGSFVYVPPGVHVEIPLQAYFRINTENMGQFERTLIIVDEDAYVHYVEGCTAPIYSSDSLHSAVVEIIVKKGGRCRYTTIQNWSNNVYNLVTKRAVCEAGATMEWVDGNIGSKVTMKYPAVYLMGEHAKGETLSIAFAGEGQHQDAGAKMVHAAPHTSSSILSKSVARGGGRTSYRGLIQVNEGAHGSKSNVLCDALLVDQISRSDTYPYVDIREDDVSMGHEASVSKVSEDQLFYLMSRGMEQDEAMAMIVRGFVEPIAKELPMEYALELNRLIELQMEGAVG
- the sufD gene encoding Fe-S cluster assembly protein SufD — protein: MTATVDSVRSALELDHVESHLHPTGSFDVADHYVPTGREEIWRFTPLKRLRNLHADAPLLGRTSKLTWNETTEASVSIVTGDAARELRGISGWAPIDLWSARVMADVPATVLVDVPAETELSEPIVFDVVGETVDDTTGGHLAFRFGNHSKAVVVINHTGSAAVAAVVEIVVGDGADVTVVSIQDWDDDAVHLAHHQARVGRDATYKHAAISFGGDLVRMDTNVTYDGPGGSAELLGLYFADAGQHIEHRLFADHTAPRTKSHVSYKGALQGEKAHTVWVGNVLIRKVAEGIETYEENRNLVLTDGCQADSIPNLEIETGEIEGAGHASATGRFDDNQLFYLRSRGIDEKEAKRLVVHGFFNDLIAKIGVEQIQERLIATVEDELAKNVSGKVL
- a CDS encoding non-heme iron oxygenase ferredoxin subunit codes for the protein MTFERACALADIPHDEALAVTLGRFDIAMTRCDDEVFAIENLCSHAHVALSEGEVRDCQIECWLHGSMFDLRTGKPTNLPATEPVATFATELRGGDVYVDIASTLNGVTPQ
- the sufC gene encoding Fe-S cluster assembly ATPase SufC codes for the protein MSKLEIKDLHVSVQTEDGPKEILKGVNLTINSGEVHAIMGPNGSGKSTLAYAIAGHPKYDIDGGEVLLDGENVLDMTVDERARAGLFLAMQYPVEVPGVSVSNFLRTAKTAVDGAAPKLRTWVKDVNTALDRAGLDAAFAQRNVNEGFSGGEKKRHEIAQLELLDPKVAVLDETDSGLDIDALKVVSEGVNRFTEDKDKGVLLITHYTRILRYIKPDYVHVFVNGQIADQGGPELADRLEAEGYERYTKAAV
- a CDS encoding SufS family cysteine desulfurase; translation: MPGLLPDLAVVRKDFPILERTLPGGRSLVYLDSANTSQKPQIVIDAMVDHLERHNANIARAMHQLGAEATEAFEAARDKVATFLGAPDRDEVIFTKNASEALNLLARTLGDPSPHQVGPGDEIVITEMEHHSNIVPWQQLCERTGATLRWFGLTDEGHLDLADLDSLINERTKVVAFTWVSNMLGTINPVARLCAKAHEVGAIAIVDSSQAAPQLKIDLATMTADERPDALVFTGHKVVGPTGIGVLWGRRALLSDLPPFLGGGEMIETVTMERSTYADIPHRFEAGTPPIAEAVGLGAAVDYLSHLGLDEVHRHEQAITAYALEGLQSVPGLRVLGPLDAAQRGGAISFEIDGVHPHDIATVLDTLGIAVRAGHHCAKPAHLRYGVQASTRMSSYLYTTPTEIDALIDGLNYTRNYFGLGD
- a CDS encoding SUF system NifU family Fe-S cluster assembly protein codes for the protein MSAELDSLYQEIILDHYKNPHHKGLRDPFGAEVHHVNPTCGDEVTLRVHVVDGVVQDVSYDALGCSISQASTSVLTDLVIGRPVNEALAIQDEFLRLMQGKGQVEPDEEVLEDAIAFSGVAKFPARVKCALLGWMAWKDATAQATDIGTEGASND
- a CDS encoding metal-sulfur cluster assembly factor, producing the protein MTDHSDLPDVPEATGGVSTLTEEDVTEAMKDVVDPELGINVVDLGLVYGVHVEEHDNVVIDMTLTSAACPLTDVIQDQTHSALEGMVNEVIINWVWMPPWGPDKITDDGREQLRALGFNV